The Humulus lupulus chromosome 7, drHumLupu1.1, whole genome shotgun sequence region CATCTAAAATGAACACTATAGCATCCATAATGGCTGGATGCAAGCATACCTCGCCGGCAGCTACATTGATAACATGTGGAGTAAAACCTTGTCCTGCATTGCCTGCATCAAAGAATAAAAAGTAGGAGAATAAATCCGCTCACCTGATACAAGAACGAGTGTTCAAAAATTATCTGAAttaaaaaaccataaaaatgGAAAACAATTTTATTTCATATAAGTTGTGTCATCAACTAATGTTTTTACAAGTAATATGACATCGCAAAATAAACAAAAGTGAAAGAAGATTCCAGGGAAGCAAGAGAGAGTGGAAATAAAGAACATCTGTAAACATTAAGCAACTGGAGGCAGAAGAGGTTTTGAATCTAAATGTCAAGTGGAGAAGCAACACAATACTTCACTAAATTTATTCTTACTTGTATTGTATGAACTTTTTTCTAGGTGGGTTAACTAACATTTTTCTCGTTTTAGAAGTTAGAACTCTAAAAGTCAAACAAAATAGCATCTTAAACTTTTATAGCctccaaaaatataaaaatatatatatttatttatatagatCTGTAAGAGTGTTacctaaagaaaataaaacaagcGAGCCAATCTTTAATATTCTAAAGAATATGCCGGACAAGTTTTCATTAGAAAATTAATATTTCATACAGTATAGAAAAAGGGGACAGCGTTGAAAACCCAATCCGAAGTAGAAAAGTTTTCCTCATATTAAACGTTCCATACAAGCAACATGGGCTGTTATACAACCTATATAAGTATCCATTATTTAATACCAGAGCACAGTACTGAGAAATCTTAGACTGCCTACCTCAAGACAGTATAAATTCACATGTAAAAATCTATTACATTGGAAATGGAATGTTGAGGTTTAGGGGTAATCGGTTAGCACAGCAGTAAAAGAGGCGACTTGCACCACAaaccaataaatatatatatgtatatattccaGAGATTCGgaacaccaccaccaccaaacTCACCAGAACAGAAGAAATTCAACAAGGGAAGACCAAAATACAAAAGAGTCTCAAAGACCCACCTGAAAATGAACAAAGAAATCCACACAATGTTGCAAAAAAAGAAACCCCAAACACCAGAGGGGTCGAAGACAATGCACCAAAAAAAGAAACCAACACCATGCAATTTAGAACACACAAAAACACAGCATCAAAAAGACTCAATTTTGCACCATAAATCAGCCAAATTCTACGAAAATAAAAAGACCCACCAAGAGCAACGAGCTGGGATTTCTTAGAGGAGGCGGAATAGGAAGGCGAGGaagcggcggcggcggcggcttggtccttcttctccttggaaGATGAGTGAGACGACGTCGTAGCGGCCTTCTTAGCAGCCAAGGCTTGCTCGGGAGTGCCATACTTCCTGGGTCGGCCTCTCTTCCGCTTGGCCGGCTCCAGCGGCGACGTCACAGCGGAGGGAACGGAGTGAGAAGGGTAGACCATGTGGGTCCCATCGCCGCCGGAGTGGGTGTTGGGCAAAAGGCCGTTGGTGGGAGACGCGGTGGCGGCAGGGGCGGCACCGGAACTGGGgctctgctgctgctgctgctgttgctgttggtggtggtggtgatggaggtggtggtagtggtggtaggaGCTGAGTTGGTTTTCATTGGGTTccatagagagagagaaagaaatggTAGAGAGAGTGTGTGGaatgccaatttttttttattttttaattaaaactttttattgaaaattcatttttcttttctttttttcttttttttactcTCATACATATCTATATATAATTCGGCCAAAAGTCATATCAGCCGTTGGATCAGATTTAGGTGTAACCTTTTTCATTtcattgattttatttatttgacTTTCTGACCATCTCTTCCGTTTttcatatattatattattacatTGAAAAGCCCTAGAaatattcattttttttccttttttagcACTACTATTTTAGTAACGTAACCAtttctttattaatttttttaattctcaACTTTGTGCTAATTTCGTGAGATCATGCATGATCTTCCAAATAAAAAAATAGGTAACTGCTTTTTTATATGTACAAAATAcacaaaaaaaatttgtaaaaaaaaaaaagagcacacACAAAACATACAGAAAGCTTAGCCGCCAATTTAGTatggaaaattaaaaaattatcttttcttattataatattaaaaattattatataaatgtGTGAaagtatttattaattataaaataatatctaTATGATGCTATCTaagaaagaaatataatatcTATATGATGATTACGTGTAAATTTTATAAATGTCTTGAAATTATAActgaattcatttttttttttaaataaacttaAGCCTCGCATATTTTCTAATAAAaagtaaataattattatttattctattcTCATTCTagcatgagttttttttttcctttcattttaTTTCCATTATATCTCTCGGACATTATAATAGTAATATTAAAATTTCACAAAAAAGACAATATATCAAACAATCTAACAGTTGATAACTCGcatattaaatttataaaatactgTTAAAAATTAGAGATAAACAAATTattaatggaaagaaaaataagaatataGAGATTAATGTGGAAattcttttagaaaaaaatttACCATCTCACAAGGAATTGTACAAATAGGAGCATTACATCCCTATATTTAGTCCAGCAGTACAACACAtgaaaaaagaaaattttaataaaattactaATTCTATACCATCATCTTAATATAATATTGGGTAATTTTCAGGTGTATCCAAAAAATACACATGAGAGCACCTTTTTAGTTTTTGGCTCATGAAGTATTTtcggcaaatttttttttttggtatgtacattgtagttatttaaagcatcctttaaatttttgaaaaattctgaataatttaccgtgtagaaaataaaatttaaataatttgttgCACGCATGACTGTTTTTTTATACGCTTAAAAGATAACTTGTTCGAACTTTATTTTTTGTactataaattattcgaaattttctaaaaactTAGATGATGCTCAAACAAAAtactatatttcaaaatatagtttttatgaaatttttttcTATCTTTATGTCATTTTTGTATGAAAAAATTCTGATCCATGTAATATTAGATAATTGGTCCAAACTTGTAAGAAATTCTTTTTTACTTCTGAAAAATAACGACTATGTTTTTAAGGGAACAAAATTATGCATCGTCCCCTTATTACaggtatataaatgtatatattttttctaaatataaaTAAAGAATCCAAAATATAGATATTAAAACATAGCAAttcttttttgtcaaaaaaaaaacagaaaaggaGGGAACAGTTTATTTTCAAACATGGAACCCCAATTAGTTCTCTCTTCTGTTCTCCTTAACATGCACTGTGTTCTTTCGTTTTTCAATTCCCTTACATAAATAATGGTTTCCTTAAACTCTTATCCATAATCATCCCTTTTATTTCACTATCTTTGCTTCACAGCCCATTAGATTTCAGACGTTCAAAACAAATTAAGTTGAAGAATCTGGGCATACAAACTTGAACATGCACAAGCCGAAAGCCTCGGGGATCACCCGTTCATCGTCGTCGTCAGTGCTGGAAGATCAACACCAGCCACACAAGCAAGGtcagtattttagttttcatggtggAATGGAACGGTAACTATAAAGATAGATGAAGATGATTGATTAAGAGTAACAGTTGTGGCGGTTTATATAGGTGAATTTGAGAATAAAGAGATGGAAATGCAAATCCATGTTGAAGGAGGGGACATTTCTTTGTTAGACTCTTCTTCTGGTGGGATTTTTGAGAAGTCTCTGCCATGTTTTGGTTGTGGCATTGGATGGTTCTCGTGAGTACTATTACATTAATTTCTCTTCTTATATTCTTTTCAATTCAACAGTATCATGTTTGGAATCAAAGGACAAAGGGCATTAATTTTGTACTAGTTTGGTCTGTTATGTTTGTTTGAGCAGGTTTTTATTGGGGTTTGTATTTCCACCATTATGGTACTATGCTACAGTGCTTTACTTTGGAAACTATTACCTTAAAGATCCTAGAGAAAGACCTGGACTTGCAGCATCAGCCATTGCagtaagtaaaaaaaataaaaactcacaaaccaagcCAAAGTAGCTTCTGTCGTTTTCTAGTGTTGGTCACATATGGTTTTCTATGTTTCCATGGTTTTGgtcattttttgtttttattggCTGAAGATAATGATATTTTGCAGGCTTTGATTTGCTCGGTCATTGTCTTGGTTTCCCTAGTTGCTGTTTTCTGTTAGTTGGGTCTCATGTTTTGACTGGACACAGGGATTATTCAACCACACTTGTTGAGTTTTCTGTACTGAATTTGGGCATACCAGTGCCATGTATGTTTATCACTGTAATGAATTTACAATAGGAACATAGTAACTCTAACAGTAACACTTTCAGAATGAATAATTGTATTTCTTAAGCTGGGGGCAAGTCTTGGTGAAGTTATTAAAAGTGTATTTATCTACTTTGTTTTACCAAATGCATTACTATGCAATTAAGAGTAAATGATACAGAGGTTGAACCATCAATTTCAAACCATGAAAGAAGATTTAGAAGGAGAGAGTAATGAAAATAAATGCATTTCTCTTGAAATGAACTACATCAGAACACTGCCTCT contains the following coding sequences:
- the LOC133790708 gene encoding large ribosomal subunit protein eL20z-like; amino-acid sequence: MEMQIHVEGGDISLLDSSSGGIFEKSLPCFGCGIGWFSFLLGFVFPPLWYYATVLYFGNYYLKDPRERPGLAASAIAALICSVIVLVSLVAVFC